A single region of the Cynocephalus volans isolate mCynVol1 chromosome 12, mCynVol1.pri, whole genome shotgun sequence genome encodes:
- the GPR19 gene encoding probable G-protein coupled receptor 19 translates to MVFAHRMDNSKPPFVIATLLVPLQNHSCTETATPLPSHDLMELYEEQSWMSNRTDLQYGLKPGEVATASIFFGTLWLFSVFGNSLVCLVIHRSRRTQSTTNYFVVSMACADLLISVASTPFVLLQFTTGRWTLGSAMCKVVRYFQYLTPGVQIYVLLSICIDRFYTIVYPLSFKVSREKAKKMIAASWIFNAAFVTPVFFFYGSNWDSHCNYFLPSSWEGTAYTIIHFLVGFMIPSVLIILFYQKVIKYIWRIGTDGRTVRRTMNVVPRTKVKTIKMFLILNLLFLLSWLPFHVAQLWHPHEQDYKKSSLVFTAITWISFSSSASKPTLYSIYNANFRRGMKETFCMSSMKCYRSNAYTITTSSRMAKKNYVGISEIPPMAKTITKDSIYESFDREAKEKKLAWPINSNPPNTFV, encoded by the coding sequence ATGGTTTTTGCTCACAGAATGGATAACAGCAAGCCACCTTTCGTTATTGCTACACTTCTGGTGCCCCTCCAAAACCACAGCTGCACTGAAACAGCTACACCTCTGCCAAGCCATGACCTGATGGAATTATATGAGGAGCAAAGTTGGATGAGCAACAGAACAGACCTTCAGTATGGACTGAAACCTGGGGAAGTGGCCACAGCCAGCATTTTCTTTGGGACTCTGtggttattttctgtctttggcaATTCCCTGGTTTGTTTGGTCATCCATAGGAGTAGAAGGACTCAGTCTACCACCAACTACTTTGTGGTCTCCATGGCATGTGCTGATCTTCTTATCAGCGTTGCCAGCACACCTTTCGTCCTGCTCCAATTCACCACTGGAAGGTGGACACTTGGTAGTGCAATGTGCAAGGTTGTGCGATATTTCCAGTATCTCACTCCAGGCGTCCAGATCTATGTTCTCCTCTCCATCTGCATAGACCGGTTCTACACCATTGTCTATCCTCTGAGCTTCAAGGTGTCCAgagaaaaagccaagaaaatgaTCGCAGCATCATGGATCTTCAATGCAGCCTTTGTGACCCCCGTGTTCTTTTTCTACGGCTCCAACTGGGACAGTCACTGTAActatttcctcccttcctcttggGAAGGAACTGCCTATACCATCATCCACTTCTTGGTGGGCTTTATGATTCCATCTGTCCTCATAATCTTATTTTACCAAAAGGTCATAAAGTATATTTGGAGAATAGGCACTGATGGCCGAACAGTGAGGAGGACAATGAACGTTGTTCCAAGGACAAAAGTGAAAACTATCAAGATGTTCCTCATTTTAAATCTATTGTTTTTGCTCTCCTGGCTGCCTTTTCATGTAGCTCAGCTGTGGCACCCCCATGAACAAGACTATAAGAAAAGTTCCCTTGTTTTCACAGCTATCACATGGATATCCTTTAGTTCTTCAGCCTCTAAACCTACTCTGTATTCAATTTATAATGCCAATTTTAGGAGAGGAATGAAAGAGACTTTTTGCATGTCCTCAATGAAATGTTACCGAAGCAATGCCTACACTATCACAACCAGCTCAAGGATGGCCAAAAAAAACTATGTTGGCATTTCAGAAATCCCTCCCATGGCCAAAACTATAACCAAAGACTCAATCTATGAGTCATTTGACAGAGAAGCCAAGGAAAAGAAGCTTGCTTGGCCCATTAACTCAAATCCACCAAATACTTTTGTCTAA
- the CREBL2 gene encoding cAMP-responsive element-binding protein-like 2: MDDSKVVGGKVKKPGKRGRKPAKIDLKAKLERSRQSARECRARKKLRYQYLEELVSSRERAICALREELEMYKQWCMAMDQGKIPSEIKALLTGEEQSKSQQSSSRHTKAGKADANSNSW; this comes from the exons GTGGTTGGAGGCAAAGTAAAGAAGCCCGGTAAACGTGGTCGGAAGCCAGCCAAAATTGACTTGAAAGCAAAACTTGAGAGGAGCCGGCAGAGTGCAAGAGAATGCCGGGCCAGAAAAAAGCTGAGATATCAGTATTTGGAAGAGTTGGTATCCAGTCGAGAAAGAGCTATATGTGCCCTCAGAGAGGAACTGGAAATG tACAAGCAGTGGTGCATGGCGATGGACCAAGGAAAAATCCCTTCTGAAATAAAGGCCCTACTCACTGGAGAAGAGCAGAGCAAATCTCAGCAGAGCTCAAGCAGGCACACCAAGGCGGGGAAGGCAGATGCTAACAGCAATTCCT gGTGA